A window of the Vibrio ostreae genome harbors these coding sequences:
- a CDS encoding class I SAM-dependent methyltransferase produces MHSTKKAISFVSERGRALDVGCGCTCRFIELLAGEGFTPSGLDISPKMLSIAREKLPGVQFFQEDICECDLTEKYDFITAWDSIWHIPLSQQKPVLCKIVASLNPGGVFIFSFGGTDEEGCHRDDFMGPEVYYSSLGLNGFLTLFMELGCIIRHLEFDQYPQLHSYLIVEKGK; encoded by the coding sequence TTGCACAGCACAAAAAAAGCGATCAGTTTTGTTAGTGAGCGCGGACGGGCTCTGGATGTGGGTTGTGGTTGTACTTGTCGTTTCATTGAGTTGCTGGCGGGGGAAGGTTTTACTCCTTCCGGGTTGGATATTTCGCCCAAGATGCTCAGTATCGCGAGGGAAAAGCTGCCTGGTGTGCAGTTTTTTCAAGAGGATATTTGTGAGTGTGATTTAACCGAGAAATACGATTTTATCACCGCGTGGGACAGTATCTGGCATATTCCTTTATCACAACAAAAGCCGGTGCTATGTAAAATCGTCGCCAGTCTCAATCCCGGTGGTGTGTTTATCTTTTCATTCGGCGGTACAGATGAAGAGGGTTGCCATCGAGACGATTTTATGGGGCCGGAAGTCTACTATTCGTCGCTGGGCTTGAACGGTTTCTTAACTCTGTTTATGGAGCTCGGCTGTATTATCCGCCATCTGGAGTTTGATCAATATCCTCAGTTACACAGTTATCTGATTGTCGAGAAAGGAAAGTAA
- a CDS encoding DUF2971 domain-containing protein, with protein sequence MSLDFNKIKNLYRFFNDEAYNLDGFEQSYLWFNELSRFNDPFETIIKESDIDLDKLSIEELATFCKVNEGLSWHDIETGQTIFSSQVPYEALRGFIASRKEVVVEQLNEYVFKTMHSMQSNKFHCLVHDVDNKPLQSRLMWSHYSNGMRGFVIEFDCDLLLNSQNSLNSSFKGMSDINYMELEFNEYIKSMVRDEKPLFLQHLIFTKHSDWKYENEIRLIGGENKMKYSDSAIKRIIIGEKMPQPKLSHLLRIIENKGLENCTFVAKIERKSFSINLEKFY encoded by the coding sequence ATGTCTTTGGATTTTAATAAAATAAAGAACTTGTATCGTTTTTTTAACGATGAGGCATACAATCTTGACGGCTTTGAGCAGTCTTATTTATGGTTTAACGAACTTAGTAGGTTCAACGATCCTTTTGAAACAATAATTAAGGAATCTGATATTGATCTAGATAAGCTCTCAATCGAAGAGTTAGCTACTTTTTGTAAAGTAAATGAAGGGTTAAGTTGGCATGACATAGAAACTGGTCAAACTATCTTCTCTAGTCAAGTACCTTATGAGGCGTTAAGAGGGTTTATCGCTTCTAGAAAAGAGGTTGTAGTTGAACAATTGAATGAATATGTCTTTAAAACGATGCATTCTATGCAATCCAATAAGTTTCACTGTTTAGTGCATGATGTAGACAATAAACCTCTTCAAAGTAGATTAATGTGGTCTCACTATTCAAATGGAATGAGAGGGTTTGTGATTGAATTTGATTGTGATTTATTACTGAACTCTCAAAATTCATTAAACTCAAGCTTTAAAGGGATGTCTGATATCAATTATATGGAGCTAGAGTTTAATGAATATATAAAGTCAATGGTGCGCGATGAAAAACCTTTATTTTTGCAACATTTGATATTCACTAAACACAGTGATTGGAAATATGAAAATGAGATTCGTCTCATAGGTGGTGAAAATAAAATGAAATATAGTGACAGTGCTATAAAGAGAATTATCATCGGTGAAAAAATGCCACAGCCAAAGTTATCTCACCTACTCAGAATCATTGAAAACAAAGGACTCGAAAATTGTACCTTTGTAGCAAAGATTGAAAGGAAATCGTTTTCAATTAACTTAGAAAAATTTTATTGA
- a CDS encoding IS4 family transposase, translating to MRDIQILQQTLENQCPDIHKKRLKSLMLATKTVLDGSDLTLTKIGRALDTDTTVKHAIKRIDRLLGNRNLHREKDTIYKWHASFITRANPFPVVLVDWSDVREQLRYMTLRASVAVKGRAITLYEQAFEYKNYNSPKSHQYFLDKLQTLLPEGCTPIIVSDAGFRNTWFRQVANKGWFWLGRVRGEVSIKCGDAPWLWNKTFYPQATDKPRFLGESQLARRSPLTCFAYLYKSQPKGRNPHRHSRTCQKHSAGKVFHRGAKEPWLLVTNIPNQVLNGVKITRLYAKRMQIEESFRDLKSPAYGLALRHNRTRCTNRIDILLLMALMAEIIMWWNGLIAMQAQWHYDFQANTIKHRRVLSIPRLGKEVRCHRRYQIKGSQYHWAMMEYQRLTHTCGLGEL from the coding sequence ATGCGCGACATTCAAATTCTACAGCAAACTCTCGAGAATCAATGCCCCGACATTCACAAAAAACGACTGAAATCTCTGATGCTTGCAACCAAAACTGTACTCGACGGCTCTGATCTCACATTGACCAAAATTGGGCGCGCACTCGACACCGATACCACCGTAAAGCATGCGATTAAACGCATCGACCGATTGCTCGGTAATCGCAACCTACACCGTGAAAAAGACACCATTTATAAGTGGCATGCGTCCTTTATTACCCGTGCCAACCCTTTTCCTGTGGTGCTCGTTGATTGGTCAGATGTTCGCGAGCAGCTACGTTATATGACATTGCGCGCTTCAGTTGCCGTTAAAGGTCGAGCCATCACGCTTTATGAGCAAGCGTTTGAATACAAAAACTACAACTCTCCAAAGAGCCATCAATACTTTCTCGATAAGCTTCAAACGCTCCTGCCCGAAGGCTGCACTCCCATCATTGTCTCGGATGCTGGATTTAGAAATACATGGTTTCGGCAAGTCGCCAACAAAGGTTGGTTCTGGTTGGGACGCGTACGTGGCGAAGTCTCGATCAAATGTGGTGATGCCCCTTGGCTATGGAACAAGACCTTCTATCCTCAGGCAACTGACAAACCGCGGTTTTTAGGGGAAAGCCAATTAGCACGGCGTTCGCCGCTCACATGCTTTGCCTATTTATACAAGAGCCAACCTAAAGGCAGAAACCCCCATCGACACAGCCGAACCTGCCAAAAGCATTCAGCAGGAAAAGTATTCCACAGAGGTGCAAAAGAGCCTTGGCTTCTAGTAACAAACATCCCCAATCAGGTATTGAATGGCGTTAAAATCACTCGCTTATACGCCAAAAGAATGCAGATTGAAGAGTCGTTTCGAGATCTAAAAAGCCCCGCTTACGGATTGGCACTGCGCCATAATCGAACTCGCTGTACGAATCGTATCGATATCCTACTGCTCATGGCGCTAATGGCAGAAATCATCATGTGGTGGAATGGCTTAATCGCCATGCAAGCTCAATGGCATTATGACTTCCAAGCCAACACTATCAAACATCGCCGAGTACTATCCATCCCTAGATTGGGTAAAGAGGTACGTTGTCATCGAAGATACCAAATAAAAGGGTCGCAATATCATTGGGCTATGATGGAATATCAACGTCTCACACACACTTGTGGCTTAGGTGAATTATGA